The proteins below are encoded in one region of Alistipes indistinctus YIT 12060:
- a CDS encoding ComEA family DNA-binding protein: MLRSRIQDLLRSLFSFSRRERKRVLLLLPLLVALCLLFARLGKPRFEKSFTLYSDRVLDSVQANIHTGISDNFAEKFFSSGKSPQSGKSREPRRDSLFTFDPNTATLEQLIRLGFSPKQARVILNYRDAGAVFRHKEDFARCYTVSTEKFAELAPYIRIDQTYSAVEQNPHTVRAGNRQENKPETDTAPDTNRSSPRPDTAPVPIPAGSNPDASPTPLRDKRDEQSRHAGPIELNSADSAALVSIRGIGPLTAGRIIRYRNALGGFASVSQLQEVTGMTDRNYQMILQQIFVDCSKIQKIDINFASPKRMQGHPYLPPKALNRILKFRQLKGGWSDTGDLIEQHILSAEEAERLEPYLCFGTH; encoded by the coding sequence GTGTTACGCTCACGCATCCAAGACCTGCTTCGTTCCCTGTTCTCGTTTTCGCGCAGGGAACGAAAGCGGGTTTTGTTGTTATTACCCCTGCTCGTGGCACTTTGCCTGTTGTTCGCTCGCCTGGGAAAGCCCCGTTTCGAAAAGAGTTTCACGCTCTACAGCGACCGCGTACTCGATTCGGTGCAGGCAAACATACATACAGGAATTTCAGATAATTTCGCCGAAAAGTTTTTTTCATCCGGCAAATCGCCCCAATCCGGCAAAAGCCGGGAACCCCGGCGCGACTCGCTTTTCACTTTCGATCCCAACACGGCAACCCTGGAACAGCTCATCCGGCTCGGCTTCTCGCCAAAACAGGCCCGGGTAATTCTGAATTACCGCGATGCCGGCGCTGTTTTCCGCCACAAAGAGGATTTCGCGCGCTGCTACACCGTCTCCACCGAGAAATTCGCAGAACTGGCCCCGTACATACGCATCGATCAGACCTACTCTGCCGTCGAGCAGAATCCGCATACGGTTCGCGCCGGCAACAGGCAGGAAAACAAACCGGAAACAGACACCGCACCCGATACGAACCGGTCTTCGCCCCGGCCGGACACCGCTCCCGTACCGATACCGGCAGGCAGTAATCCAGATGCTTCACCAACGCCTCTCCGGGACAAGCGAGACGAACAATCCCGGCACGCAGGCCCGATAGAACTGAACAGCGCCGATTCCGCCGCTCTGGTCTCCATCCGCGGCATCGGTCCACTCACGGCCGGACGCATCATCCGCTACCGAAACGCACTGGGCGGATTCGCCTCGGTCAGCCAGTTACAGGAGGTTACGGGTATGACCGACCGGAACTACCAGATGATTTTGCAACAAATTTTCGTCGATTGTAGCAAAATTCAAAAAATTGATATTAACTTTGCGTCCCCGAAGCGGATGCAGGGTCACCCTTATTTACCGCCCAAGGCATTAAACAGAATCCTGAAGTTCAGGCAATTGAAAGGAGGTTGGAGCGACACCGGAGATTTGATAGAGCAACATATTTTATCAGCGGAAGAGGCCGAACGGCTGGAACCGTATCTCTGCTTCGGGACGCATTAG
- the rpsU gene encoding 30S ribosomal protein S21, whose protein sequence is MIIMPIKEGENIERALKKFKRKYEKTGVLKELRRRQYFTKPSVVNRVNKLHAIYVEQLQREEE, encoded by the coding sequence ATGATTATCATGCCGATCAAAGAGGGTGAAAACATCGAAAGAGCCCTCAAAAAATTCAAACGCAAATACGAGAAAACCGGTGTCCTGAAGGAACTGCGCCGCCGCCAGTACTTCACCAAACCCTCTGTCGTAAACCGTGTCAACAAGCTGCACGCGATTTACGTCGAGCAGTTGCAGCGCGAAGAAGAGTAG
- a CDS encoding tyrosine-type recombinase/integrase gives MIEGFLTYLRSEKRYSELTVRAYGDDIRQFVLFCCGVTAPPTPEEEADILRSFDPTLSEGNDLRGWIMHLTGTKNLSARSVNRKISSVKSLYRYLRKKGIVAGDPFVRISALKTPQRLPSFVEESRMQGILQSIVAPTDDFLTERDALIVLLFYATGIRLAELINIKLEDFSDRYSLLKVRGKGDKERVVPVIEAVSAKIVHYLELLRAENICESGINYLFLSQQGNPISRSEVYRIVHTLLREAGVQGKSSPHVLRHTFATHLLNSGADIRTIQELLGHSSLGATQIYTHNSIEQLKQVYNKAHPRAGNIKNKEDKL, from the coding sequence ATGATCGAGGGATTCCTGACATATCTGCGCTCAGAGAAACGATATTCCGAACTGACGGTACGCGCCTATGGCGACGACATCCGTCAGTTCGTTCTTTTTTGCTGTGGGGTTACCGCCCCCCCTACTCCCGAAGAGGAGGCGGACATCCTCCGCTCGTTCGACCCCACGCTCTCCGAGGGCAATGACCTGCGCGGCTGGATCATGCACCTGACCGGGACCAAAAATCTCAGCGCCCGGAGCGTAAACCGCAAAATCTCTTCGGTCAAATCTTTGTACCGCTACCTGCGCAAAAAAGGAATTGTCGCGGGTGACCCTTTCGTCCGGATCAGTGCCCTGAAAACCCCGCAAAGGCTTCCTTCGTTCGTCGAGGAGAGCCGCATGCAAGGCATCCTGCAATCGATCGTCGCCCCGACGGATGATTTTCTCACCGAACGCGATGCTCTGATCGTGCTGCTTTTTTATGCGACTGGCATACGTCTTGCAGAATTGATTAACATAAAGCTGGAAGATTTCTCGGACCGTTATTCGCTGCTGAAAGTGCGGGGCAAAGGGGACAAGGAACGGGTCGTGCCGGTCATCGAAGCTGTTTCGGCCAAAATTGTCCACTATTTGGAACTCTTACGGGCCGAAAACATTTGTGAAAGCGGGATAAATTACCTATTTTTATCTCAACAAGGAAACCCCATAAGCCGCAGCGAAGTGTACCGGATCGTCCACACGCTGCTGCGCGAAGCGGGGGTACAAGGCAAAAGCAGCCCGCACGTCCTGAGGCACACTTTCGCCACGCACCTGCTCAACAGCGGGGCCGACATCCGGACGATCCAGGAACTGCTGGGGCACTCGTCGTTGGGAGCAACGCAAATATACACACACAACAGTATAGAACAACTTAAACAAGTGTATAACAAGGCCCATCCCAGGGCCGGAAACATAAAAAATAAGGAGGACAAACTATGA
- the hpf gene encoding ribosome hibernation-promoting factor, HPF/YfiA family, which yields MNVKIQSVKFDADQKLVDFIQLKLSKIGRFADNILSADVTLKIDKDDEVGNKVAIVKLNVAGGELVADRRSKSFEESVDLCIDAIKKQIEKFKEKRK from the coding sequence ATGAACGTGAAAATCCAATCCGTAAAGTTCGACGCCGACCAGAAACTTGTCGATTTCATCCAACTCAAACTCTCGAAGATCGGGCGGTTCGCCGACAACATCCTCTCTGCTGACGTGACGCTGAAAATAGATAAGGACGACGAGGTGGGCAACAAGGTGGCTATCGTCAAATTGAACGTAGCCGGCGGCGAGTTGGTAGCCGATCGGCGCAGCAAGAGTTTTGAAGAGTCGGTAGACTTATGCATCGACGCTATCAAAAAGCAAATCGAAAAATTCAAGGAAAAGCGCAAATAG